In Lolium rigidum isolate FL_2022 chromosome 3, APGP_CSIRO_Lrig_0.1, whole genome shotgun sequence, the genomic window gagttttagtgggaaTTAGCAAGAATAATCCACTCCAAACTTCAAACCTCCACTTATCCCCGATACATATTtgtgctagagtatgagcgagtttaattcCCACTTATttccatttttttttcaaattttagtgtaatttttacaatcccaatactctacccctacctagtggattgaggATGAGATTTTATGGGGATTAGGTGACAGCAGAGATTcatccaatactctagagtattattccCATTAATCTccactaaaacactagtaccaaacaaggccttaagGATTATGCAAAGTCGCTTCTTGAACAACCGATTTTGTGTGTGTCATatgtataaaaaataaaattcggTGCTAATAAAGATTCTTTATgggatattttttatttttttcacagGACACAAAAATGTCGATTGTTCGTGAAACTTGGCGCGTCCACATAGAATGTTGATAAGTACGCGCgaattttgtacagattttttcaacattttaaaatattttttgcaGGAGCATATGCACATGAGTTCAAAAGTACATTTCCATGCCTCCATCTAAAATAAGTGTCTTACTTTATATATAGACACATCTTAGTTTTAGAAAAATTTGTATCTAAAAAAAGTTAAGACACTTATTTTTAGACGGTGGGAGTATAGTATAAATTTCTTGCTTAGGCATCTATTACTAGCTTCTGACAACATCTGAATTCAAAATCTGTTTTTAAATGTGCTTGGTATCTGTTCGGGAATTCTCGCACACAACATCGTGCGAATTTTAAAAGCAAAGTGTAATCTATGCCTACGCATAACTACTGGGATAATAACTCATAAGTACTCCGTAACATATTTCAATAGTTCCGAACTTCAAAAACAGCAAAATGCAGTGACCAAGGGTAGACATGATAACCTGTTGGTTTACTTTTACACACTTCGCCATTATCCCAACGGCATCTCTGCTAATGTACTATCTATAGCCTTGTTATTATGCATAAAATTACACAAAATATTCTGATGATTCATGGAAGCATTTAATTCTGCCTAAATCACCGGTGTCTGCAACCTTGGGATCTCATGTATGCATGTACACAGAAACGAAAAAGAGCCAAACAGGATAACTTCAAGTTACTGGTTCATATTCAGTAGTCACGAGATGCAGAGAAATGTACTGAACATAACATACAATTTTCTAGTAGACCATGGACAGCCTCACATGTTGCGGCGCAAGTTGAGGACAACAATACATAAAAAGACTCATTGTTGAAACAGCTGCCATACTAACAAACTGGTGAAACCCAGACGTGATAACAACACCACGCTGAACCTCCGGAATATATGAGCACTGTCGAATCTTAAAGGTATATCGTCAATCAGATCAATCACGAAGCATTTTATGTGTAAGAGCAAAGCCCAAACTTCCACGGATCACAATCTCGGAGGATTGGGGAGCAGGAGTCGGGCCCTTTCTTTGGAGAATGGGCCTGCTGACACTTAAAGCTTGTTGAATGGTGATTCTGAGCATCATACTGTGTCGATCTTCAGAAATCTTTCCCTTGGGCATAATTAACTCATATTCTGGCAAGAATCCACCAGACAATGAAGAGCTTCTGATAGGGCAACTTAAACTTTCACGAAAACCAGTCGCAAAGCAGTCAAAGCTCATATTACATGTGAGCTTATTGGGTTCCATAGTGCTAGGTTGGACGCAGATGATTGAGAGAGCATGTCCATCACCCGATGGTAACAACCTGAGCAGGAAAAAATAGTCTGTCTGCCTGCGTTGCAGAACATAGAAGCCCCACTCTAAGTAGAGAGACACCGTGTCAGAATCTGGGAGGGTTGAAGACGGAAACTCATGCTCGGTGGTTAGATGGTCCAGAAGCGCCTCCGTTGGTCCAAGGAAGGTACAGAAGGGCTTTGGGCAGAAGCACCCCCAATCAGTGCATGCCTTCTCGTGTTCTTCTTTCTGGTAGTAAGTGACCTTCTTGGTGCATCCGTACATGGCATTCGAGCAAGAAACCTTGACTGTCTGGACGACATGTTCCATCCCAAAGCAGCGTTTGAAGGTAGTTTTGGCAgagcatatgtggcacttgtTATGTAGGTGCTTGCCACGGCATGGCGAGCATATGAAATGCCCCACAGAACACTGGAAGAGAAAGGATTAGCTGGGTCCTTGTGAAGATAACTTTTAACAGCAATATTTTGTTTAAAAAATAATATCCAGGTCCACAAAATGATATGAAATGCCCCACATAACACTGTGGAAGAGAAAGAATTAGCTGGGTCCTCAACTCCTCATGAAGATAATTTTTAACAACAAtattttgtttcaaataaactacACAAATCAACAAAATGATGTGAAAAGCCCCATAGAACACTCATCCTTGTAAAGATAAGTTCTAACAGAAATCTTTTGTTTTTGATAAACTACACAAGTACACAAAATGCCCCACAGAACACTGTGGAATAGAAAGGATTGACCTTCATTATTTCAGCTACTATTACAGGTATTATGGGTTCACAGGAAACACTTTCTTGCCAAGTAGCACTACAGCCAACATCAAACCTCTTATAGTGAGCTTTATCAGACATGAAATAAAATCATGAGTAAAAAGACAAGTCGATATATGCTCATAGAAGTAGTTCATTTACCTGGAATATCGGGGGCCTGAGGGGCTCAAAGCAGATGGGGCACTCCAGGGTGTCGACCTCCATGGTCACAGTCAGCCTCTTGCTGTTGCTCGCTCCCTCGCGCTGTGCTTTAGCATCCATAGCCAACAAAACTCAAAGGTTCCAGCACCCTGCTGGTATTACAAGACCCGAATGTATTGATTAGCACAATCTCACCACCCTGTTTTCCTGTTCCACAATATATGCTGACAAAAGTTATGGAGCTGGAAGTGATGCTGGTACTATATGGTGTAGGCACGATTTAGAAAGCGCATTTATCCACAACTAGCAATGGAATAGCAAAAAAACAAGCATACATTTACATAAAACCTAATTAACCGAGAGGTGGAACGCTCCAATTGCAGATCTGTTGTTGTTCATGCTTTTCAACAAAAAGTATTGAGCTAATTCGGCTTACTTGAACAGTTGAACTACCTGGTGGCACATGAGAGTAATCTGACAGTGAGACAGTAAAAAGAGGAAATTTATTCTGTTCAA contains:
- the LOC124700234 gene encoding E3 ubiquitin-protein ligase SINA-like 10, coding for MDAKAQREGASNSKRLTVTMEVDTLECPICFEPLRPPIFQCSVGHFICSPCRGKHLHNKCHICSAKTTFKRCFGMEHVVQTVKVSCSNAMYGCTKKVTYYQKEEHEKACTDWGCFCPKPFCTFLGPTEALLDHLTTEHEFPSSTLPDSDTVSLYLEWGFYVLQRRQTDYFFLLRLLPSGDGHALSIICVQPSTMEPNKLTCNMSFDCFATGFRESLSCPIRSSSLSGGFLPEYELIMPKGKISEDRHSMMLRITIQQALSVSRPILQRKGPTPAPQSSEIVIRGSLGFALTHKMLRD